From a region of the Panicum virgatum strain AP13 chromosome 2K, P.virgatum_v5, whole genome shotgun sequence genome:
- the LOC120665463 gene encoding splicing factor 3B subunit 3-like isoform X3 yields the protein MRFISTSQGEEYYPVLAMIINRKGSDVNDLLLFGYESSTGVISHISSYSEIGPLALDISEIPEMLGFALLFRVGDALLLDFRNPRNVCCIRRISLTTSLIGEPVTVEDSCPGLDVDDDVAACALLELRDSANNILKDDGYMDIDGVDSRGSVKSRIVCSWSWEPPDPIRQGWARLLFCLDDGEFHILDFTSDVEGVKLYTFEYVDRSLPCKPLLWMKNRMIIGFVEMGDGMIFKLGHRRLFLKSTIQNVAPILDLAIADYHGEKQDQMFACCGMCPEGSLRVLRNGVNVEKLLRTEAIYQGVTGLWTLRMKTNDAYHSFLVLSFVEETRILSVGLSFNDISDAVGFQPDVCTLACGLVADGLLVQIHSKGVKLCLPTVYAHPEGAPLTSPICTNWYPDVTISVGAVGHNIVVVATSNPCCLYILGVRSSSSYQHELYETHHVQLQYEVSCISIPQEELRPDNVTLSGGERDDFSNNPSVDVNVRKFAVVGTHKPSVEIISVEPGEALRLLTIGTISVNNALGAPVSGCIPENVRFVAAERFYILAGLRNGMLLRFESEATEHYFPGSFYKDSSIPSVTAFLQLISIRRIGITPVFLVPIHDSANADIIVLSDRPWLLHAARHSLAYSSISFLPASHVTPVSSVDCPNGLLFVAESCLHLVEMVHGKRLNAQKFSIGGTPRKVLYHNESRTLLVLRTGLSGASCSSDIVQVDPQNGVLLSRYKCEPGETAKCMQITKIGSDQVLLVGTSRSAGRPMMSNGEAESSTKGRLIVLSLEAVESPRESSSFIPTSSFNPSSHSGSPFHDIIGYTTEEFSSNSLCSSPDEFCCNQIQSEQMAGHLRSLSHATLSGAVLAVYPYLDRYVLAAAGNTIYLFGFANENPHRMKKCAVGRTRFTITCLKTFASRIAVGDCRDGVLFYSYNESNRKLELIYSDPAQRLVGDIALLNCETAVVSDRRGSISVLSSTRLEISESPQKNLAVNCSFYMGETAMSIQKAAFRYRLPIDDDTDPVLESAYDCIVASTLLGSLFVMIPLTSEEHQLLQDVQERLSVHPLTAPVLGNDHAEFRQRGIPPGVPPILDGDMLVEFLELTGEQQQAILAHALPGKGPRRPVSVFEVLRTLERVHYALN from the exons ATGCGCTTCATATCGACATCCCAAGGTGAAGAATACTATCCAGTTCTGGCGATGATAATCAACAG GAAGGGCTCTGATGTGAATGACTTGTTATTATTTGGATATGAATCCAGCACCGGTGTTATCAGCCACATCTCTAGTTATTCAGAAATCGGACCATTAGCACTTGACATATCAGAAATTCCTGAAATGCTTGGCTTTGCACTTCTGTTTCGTGTTGGTGATGCTTTACTGTTGGATTTTAGAAACCCAAGGAATGTTTGTTGTATCCGAAGAATTAGCTTGACGACTAGCCTGATTGGAGAACCAGTCACTGTTGAAGATTCCTGTCCAGGATTAGACGTTGATGACGATGTGGCTGCTTGTGCTTTGCTAGAATTGAGAGATTCTGCAAATAATATACTGAAGGATGATGGTTATATGGACATTGATGGTGTTGATAGCAGAGGTAGCGTGAAATCAAGGATCGTTTGCTCATGGAGCTGGGAGCCACCTGACCCAATCAGACAAGGATGGGCAAGGCTTCTATTTTGCTTAGATGATGGAGAATTTCATATTTTGGATTTTACTTCTGATGTTGAAGGAGTCAAGTTGTACACATTTGAGTATGTTGATAGGAGTTTGCCCTGCAAACCTCTTTTGTGGATGAAAAATAGAATGATAATAGGATTTGTGGAGATGGGGGATGGTATGATATTTAAACTTGGCCATCGTAGATTGTTTCTTAAAAGCACAATTCAGAATGTAGCACCGATATTGGATCTAGCAATTGCTGATTACCATGGTGAGAAACAGGATCAGATGTTTGCATGTTGTGGTATGTGCCCTGAGGGCTCCTTGCGTGTTTTACGGAACGGTGTCAATGTGGAGAAACTTCTGAGGACTGAGGCTATTTATCAGGGTGTTACTGGATTGTGGACTTTGAGAATGAAGACAAATGATGCTTACCACTCTTTTCTTGTGTTATCATTTGTGGAGGAAACCAGAATACTCTCAGTAGGACTAAGTTTTAACGACATCAGTGATGCCGTGGGATTCCAGCCTGATGTTTGCACTTTGGCGTGTGGTTTGGTGGCTGATGGTTTGCTCGTGCAAATTCACAGTAAAGGTGTAAAGCTCTGTTTGCCTACAGTATATGCTCACCCTGAGGGTGCCCCTTTAACTTCTCCAATTTGCACCAACTGGTACCCTGACGTCACTATCAGTGTTGGTGCTGTAGGACATAATATTGTTGTTGTCGCTACGTCAAATCCCTGTTGCCTATATATCCTTGGAGTCAGATCATCTTCGTCTTACCAGCACGAATTGTATGAGACACATCATGTTCAATTACAATATGAAGTATCGTGCATATCCATCCCGCAAGAGGAATTGAGACCTGATAATGTAACATTGAGTGGTGGAGAGCGTGATGATTTTAGTAACAATCCCTCAGTTGATGTTAATGTCCGCAAGTTTGCTGTTGTTGGAACTCATAAACCTTCTGTGGAAATCATCTCTGTGGAACCTGGAGAAGCATTAAGGTTATTGACTATTGGGACTATATCAGTGAACAATGCACTTGGTGCTCCTGTTAGTGGTTGTATACCTGAAAATGTGAGGTTTGTTGCGGCTGAGAGGTTTTACATCCTTGCAGGCTTGAGAAATGGAATGCTACTAAGATTTGAATCAGAAGCAACCGAGCATTATTTTCCTGGTTCCTTCTACAAGGACTCTTCTATCCCTTCTGTTACTGCATTCCTTCAGTTGATTTCAATACGGCGGATTGGAATTACTCCTGTATTCTTAGTACCAATACATGATTCAGCTAATGCTGATATCATTGTTCTCAGTGATAGGCCTTGGCTATTACATGCGGCCAGACATAGTCTGGCATATTCATCCATTTCGTTTCTTCCTGCTTCGCATGTGACACCAGTGTCATCTGTTGATTGCCCCAATGGTCTACTGTTTGTTGCTGAGAGCTGTTTGCATTTG GTTGAAATGGTTCATGGGAAGCGATTGAATGCACAAAAGTTTTCAATTGGGGGAACTCCAAGGAAAGTGCTATACCATAATGAAAGCAGAACACTGTTGGTACTAAGAACTGGGCTAAGTGGTGCATCATGTTCTTCGGATATTGTCCAAGTAGATCCACAAAATGGTGTATTGCTTTCCAGATATAAATGTGAACCTGGTGAAACAGCAAAGTGCATGCAAATTACAAAAATAGGAAGTGACCAAGTTTTACTTGTTggaactagtagatctgctGGACGGCCAATGATGTCAAATGGTGAAGCAGAAAG CAGTACCAAGGGACGCCTGATTGTTTTAAGCTTGGAGGCTGTTGAAAGTCCACGTGAGAGCAGTTCATTTATTCCAACCTCTAGTTTTAATCCCTCTTCGCATTCTGGCTCTCCTTTCCACGATATCATTGGATATACAACTGAAGAATTTTCTAGTAACAGTCTGTGCAGCAGTCCTGATGAGTTTTGCTGCAACCAGATTCAATCTGAACAAATGGCAGGACATTTGAGATCATTGTCTCATGCTACATTGAGTGGTGCAGTTCTTGCTGTGTACCCATATCTAGATCGTTATGTGTTGGCAGCTGCTGGTAATACG ATTTATTTATTTGGTTTCGCAAATGAAAATCCACATAGGATGAAAAAATGTGCTGTTGGTAGAACACGGTTTACAATAACTTGTTTGAAGACATTTGCATCACGGATTGCAGTTGGTGATTGTCGTGATGGTGTTCTATTCTATTCTTATAATGAG AGTAATAGGAAACTGGAATTGATCTATTCTGATCCTGCTCAAAGATTGGTGGGTGACATTGCACTTCTAAATTGTGAGACAGCTGTGGTATCAGATCGGCGTGGGAGCATATCTGTATTATCTTCCACAAGATTGGAAA TTTCAGAAAGTCCACAGAAGAACTTAGCTGTAAATTGTTCATTTTATATGGGTGAAACAGCTATGAGCATTCAGAAG GCTGCATTCAGATATCGGCTTCcaattgatgatgatactgaCCCGGTGCTTGAGTCTGCTTATGATTGTATTGTGGCAAGTACCTTGCTGGGAAGTCTCTTTGTCATGATTCCACTTACAAG TGAGGAACATCAGTTGTTGCAAGATGTCCAGGAAAGACTTTCAGTACACCCATtgactgcaccagtcttgggaAATGATCATGCAGAATTTCGTCAGCGTGGTATCCCG CCAGGAGTACCTCCCATTCTTGATGGCGATATGCTCGTGGAATTTTTGGAGCTCACTGGTGAACAACAGCAAGCCATCCTTGCTCATGCTTTGCCAGGGAAAGGACCACGCAGGCCTGTCTCGGTCTTCGAGGTCTTGCGAACATTGGAGCGTGTTCACTATGCACTCAACTGA